GCAGGCCCGGCAGAACTGGACGGCAGGCCGGTCGGCACGGTCGTTCTCGCGGTGTCGGGTCCGCTGGGCGACGCGGATCGCGAGGTGCATCTGCCGGGGGATCGTGCGACGATCCGTCGGATCGCTTCCGGCGCCGCGCTCAATCTCTGCCGCCTATACCTCTTGGAAGCCCTCGACGGATGAGGCTCTTCGTCGCCGTCGATCTTCCGGCGACGGTCAAGGATGAGCTCGACCACGCCGTCGACGACGTGCGGCCGTCGCTGGCCGAGGCAAGGTGGGTGCCACGCGACAACCTTCATCTCACGGTGAGCTTCCTCGGCGAGGTCGGTGACGAGCGCGTCGAGGGCATCGTCGCGGCCATGCAAGAGGCGCTCACCGCGACGGCTCCGTTCGTCGCGCGGTTGGCGGGCTCGGGCGCGTTCCCGTCCGCGCGGCGCGCGCGCGTCCTCTGGGCCGGGCTCGAGGCCGCCGAAGACCGGCTGGCTTCGGTGGCGAACGCCTGCATCCGAGCACTCGAGCCGCTCGGCTTTCCTGCGGAGTCGCGGCCGTGGACCGCCCACGTCACCGTCGCTCGGCTCCGGGAGCCGGGCGAAGTCTCGCGTGCGCTGCCCCTCACGCTCGAGCCGGTGGCGTTCCCGATCGAAGCGGTGACCCTGTTCCGTTCCCGGTTGGGGCGTCCGGCGCCGCGCTACGAAGCGATAGCCGCGGTCCCATTCGGAGCATGAGCGCCGTTCGGGAGGCTCTGCGCGTCCTGCCGAGACGTGACGCGGCACCCTCGCCGGGGTAGCGTCGCCCGGCCGTCCGAACGTCGCCGCGGATGGTTGACTCCGAACAGGTGTTCGGATACCTTGGCCCGAGTCACACGCTTGTGATTCTGTCGTAGGCGGTGCCTATACTCGCGAACAGGCGAAGGCAGCGATGGGTTGAGATCGAAGGTCGGCGGCAAAGAGGAGGACGCTCGTGGACCGGGACAAGGCACTGGAGATGGCGCTCGGCCAGATCGAGAAGCAATTCGGTAAGGGCTCGATCATGCGGATGGGGGATAACCAGCACGCCGCCATCGGCATCATCCCGACCGGCTCGCTCGCGATCGACATAGCGCTCGGCATCGGCGGGATACCGCGGGGAAGGGTCGCGGAGATCTTCGGCGCGGAGTCGAGCGGAAAGACCACGATCGCGCTGCACATCA
This Actinomycetota bacterium DNA region includes the following protein-coding sequences:
- the thpR gene encoding RNA 2',3'-cyclic phosphodiesterase, which codes for MRLFVAVDLPATVKDELDHAVDDVRPSLAEARWVPRDNLHLTVSFLGEVGDERVEGIVAAMQEALTATAPFVARLAGSGAFPSARRARVLWAGLEAAEDRLASVANACIRALEPLGFPAESRPWTAHVTVARLREPGEVSRALPLTLEPVAFPIEAVTLFRSRLGRPAPRYEAIAAVPFGA